The genomic segment TGCTGCCGCACTTCCGGGCGCAGGGGTCGGGACACGTCGTCACGATGGCCTCGATCGGTGCGCACGAGGTGGTCCCGACCTCGGCGATCTACTCGGCGACCAAATACGCGGTGTGGGCCCTCACCGAGGGACTGCGGGTGGAATCGGACCCGAGCATTCGCGTCACGACCATCTGTCCGGGCGTGACCGAGTCCGAACTGGCAGAGCACATCACCGACCCGCAGGCGGCCGACGCCATGGTCGACTACCGCAAGGCCGCCATCCCGGCCGACGCCATCGCCCGCGCCGTCGGGTTCGCGGTCTCCCAACCGGGCGACGTCGACGTCAACGAGATCATCGTCCGCCCGGCCGCACAGCGCTGACCGGGAAGCTCGGGGGTGAGGAGCACCGTCGTTCCGGGCAGGGTCGGACGACGTGAGCCGTTGCGCGTCCTGCGGACGATCCCGTCTCAGCGGCGATGGGGCGCGCGCGGTGGAGCGGGGCGGCGTGGCGGGATCGGGTGGTGTTGGCGCACGCGGTGCGCGCTCTCGGACGGCCAGTGGGGGACGTGGGGAATCGGCTGGGTCGGCGGTGCTCCCGACGGGTCGGCCTCGGCGGGAACGCTCGCGACCACCCGAGTGGCTTCGACGTCGTCGAGGTCCTCGGGGCAGGGCGTCTCGTCGGGGACGAACCGATCGTCCTCGGGAACGGTCGGCGTGTTGGGCTCGGCCCGAACGGTCGGGGCGGGCGCGGGCTCGCCCGGACCGAGGAGCAGGACGCCGAGGCGGTGCGGGCGGTAGCGCTCGACGAGCGGCACGGTCCACCGGGGCGTGACGGCCAGGGCCGCGGCGACCACCGCGACGCCGAGCGCGAACCCGACCACGACGTCGTGCGGGTAGTGCGCACCGACGACGACGCGGGAGAACGCCACCGACGCTCCCAGCAGCAACGCGGCCAGGCCGACGCGCCCCCGCCGGCACAGGAACACGCCCATCGCGGCGGCCCCCGCGATGGTGGAGTGGTTGCTCGGGAACGACCAGTCACCCAGCTCCGGACACTCCGTCAGCGGGCGCGCACCCGGCACCGCCCGACACGGCCGGTCCTCCTGGATGAAGAGCTTCGCCACCTCGCTGGTGCCGTAGGCGACGACGGTCGCCATCGGGGCGGACACCGCCGCGGCCATGGCGCGCGCGGAGCCGGTCCGGGCTCGCCACCACCCGAAGATCAGCAGCAGCCCCAGCACCACGATCCCGGCTTCGGTGAAGAACACCGCGAAGTCCTGAAGCCAACCGGGTGCGGTGTTGGCGGCGTCGAGCACCGCCCGGTACCACTCGGCGGAGAAGTCGGGGACGCCGTCCACCGCCAGCGCGTCCTCCGGCGCGGCGAGTCCGCCGGAGTCGGCGGGGGCGAGCGAGCGTGCGACGGAAACGGCCTGGGAGACCGGGACAGGCATGGTGGAAACTCCTGGTTCAGCGAGCGTCCACGCAGTGTAGTGATCAAGTTAAGCCCGTCCCGGAGCGACCCGGACTCTGCCGTCGACCGGTTCTCGGGTCCGTGCGAATCGGCCGTGCGGTCAGGAAAGACCCTGCTGGGGAAGCATCACGTCGTCGGGTGTGAGGGCTTCGGGATCACGCGGAACGCCGGCGCGTTCCCGGTCGGACAGCTCGCGGCTCAGGTCCATCACGGCGCCGACGAGGAACTCGACCTTGCGGCGCAGCTCGCGCAGCTCCTCGTCGCCTCGGGAACCGGCGCTCGACACCTGTTGCGCCACCTCGGGCGCGAACAGGTCGCGCACCTCCCGTGGCAGGTGTTCCAGGGCGTGTTCGAGCGAGCCGGGTGACAGCAGCTCGCGCATGCCCTCGGAGATACCCCGGACGGCCGGGCGCACGTCGCTGCGCCGGATGGTGGCCTCCGCCGCGATGCGGTCGATGCAGTCGTCGCAGCTGAAGCGGAGGGGGACCTTGCTCGGCACCCAGCCGTCGTAGAACGTGCCGCGCAGCACCTCGGGCAGCTGGGCCGCGAAATGGGCCGAGCCCTCCACGGTGAGGCGGTCGCGCAACGTGTGCAGCCACGCGCGCAACACGCGGTAGGTGTAGCGGCGGTCGCGTGTGCCGAGCGCCTCGCCCAGCGCGGCGAGCCACTCGTGGGCCGTGTTCTGCGAACGGGCGAGTGGGTCGCTGGTGTGCGTCATGGGGTCCTCCCGGCGGTGGCGTCCACGGCTGCCAGTGTCGAGCGACCTCGGGTCGGGACCACAGAGTCGAACGGCTCATCGTCCGGGCGCGCCACTTTCCCCGGCCGGTTCGCGGTGCCCATGATGGGAGTCGAAACCCCCTTCCCGGGACGATGACGATGGCAGCGGTCACGCTCTTCCTTGCCGGTGACGTGATGCCGGGGCGGGGAATCGACCAGGTGCTGCCCTACCCCGGTGATCACCGGCTGCGGGAGTCGGTCGTGCGCGACGCGCGCTACTACGTGCACGCCGCCGAGCAACGCAACGGCCGACTGCCACAGCCGGTGCCGTTCTCGTGGCCGTGGGGAAGCGCACTCCAGGCGATCGAGCACGAGGCGCCGACGGCGCGGATCATCAACCTGGAGACGAGCGTGACCCGGGCGCGGGCGTTCGCGGCCGGCAAGTCGGTGCACTACCGCATGAGGCCGGAGAACGTGCCCGCGGTGCTCGCCGCGAAGCCCGACGTGTGCGTGCTGGCCAACAACCACGTGCTCGACTTCGGTCGCCAGGGTCTGGTGGAGACACTCGCCGTGTTGACGCGCGCGGGGCTGGGGACCGTCGGCGCGGGCCACGACGCTGCCGAGGCCGCGCGACCCGCCGTCGTGCCCTCGGGTGTGGGTCGGGTCGTGGTGCTGGCCGCGGCCGCGACTTCCAGCGGGGTGCCCGTCGAGTGGGCGGCCGGGCCCCACAGCGCGGGAGTGCGGCTGCTGGACCTCGCCGTGCACGACCTGAAGGAGCAGGTCACCGCCGCCAAACGGGCCGGGAACCTGGTGGTGGTCTCGCTGCACTGGGGCTCCAACTGGGGTTACGGCGTCGGCTCCCGGCAGGTCGCACTCGCGCACCGGCTGGTGGACGCGGGCGCCGACGTCGTGCACGGACATTCCTCCCACCATCCGAGGCCGATCGAGGTGTATCGGGGTCGGCTCGTGCTGTACGGGTGCGGGGATCTCGTCAACGACTACGAGGGCATCAGCGGCTTCGAGCGTTACCGCGGTGACCTGCGGCTGCTGTACTTTCCCTCGCTCGATCCGCGGACCGGCGCGCTGCTCGGGATGCGCATGGTGCCGTTGCAGGCGCGGAGGCTGCGCCTGCAACGGGCGGGCTCCCGCGATCAGGACTGGCTGCGTTCCGTGCTCAGCCGGTGCAGCGCGCCGTTCGGCACGAAGGTCGAGAGCGGCGACGGCGTGTTGTGGCTGACGTGGCACAACAGCATTGGATAAGAGTCTTGCGGGATTGTTGAACAACTCTGTACCTTGTGCCGAACCACGAGGATCGGAGTTTCCGCGATGACCGACAAGCTCGGCTCGAAGAAGGCCCCGTCGCCGGTCTCGAAGGGCACGTTGCTCGGAGCCGTTTTCCTGATGGCCACCAGCGCCATCGGTCCCGGGTTCATCACCCAGACCACGACGTTCACCGTGCAGCTCGGCGCGGCGTTCGCGTTCGCCATCCTGGTGTCGATCCTCGTCGACATCGCCGTGCAGCTGAACGTCTGGCGGGTCGTCGGCGTCTCCGGCCTGCGTGCGCAGGAGCTCGGCAACCGCGTGCTGCCCGGCGTCGGCTACCTCATGGCCGCGCTCGTGGTGTTCGGCGGGCTCGTCTTCAACATCGGCAACGTGTCGGGCACCGCGCTCGGCCTCGACGCGTTGTTCGGCCTGGAGGTCAAGCTCGGCGGCGCGCTC from the Saccharomonospora azurea NA-128 genome contains:
- a CDS encoding phosphatase PAP2 family protein; translated protein: MPVPVSQAVSVARSLAPADSGGLAAPEDALAVDGVPDFSAEWYRAVLDAANTAPGWLQDFAVFFTEAGIVVLGLLLIFGWWRARTGSARAMAAAVSAPMATVVAYGTSEVAKLFIQEDRPCRAVPGARPLTECPELGDWSFPSNHSTIAGAAAMGVFLCRRGRVGLAALLLGASVAFSRVVVGAHYPHDVVVGFALGVAVVAAALAVTPRWTVPLVERYRPHRLGVLLLGPGEPAPAPTVRAEPNTPTVPEDDRFVPDETPCPEDLDDVEATRVVASVPAEADPSGAPPTQPIPHVPHWPSESAHRVRQHHPIPPRRPAPPRAPHRR
- a CDS encoding CapA family protein — encoded protein: MAAVTLFLAGDVMPGRGIDQVLPYPGDHRLRESVVRDARYYVHAAEQRNGRLPQPVPFSWPWGSALQAIEHEAPTARIINLETSVTRARAFAAGKSVHYRMRPENVPAVLAAKPDVCVLANNHVLDFGRQGLVETLAVLTRAGLGTVGAGHDAAEAARPAVVPSGVGRVVVLAAAATSSGVPVEWAAGPHSAGVRLLDLAVHDLKEQVTAAKRAGNLVVVSLHWGSNWGYGVGSRQVALAHRLVDAGADVVHGHSSHHPRPIEVYRGRLVLYGCGDLVNDYEGISGFERYRGDLRLLYFPSLDPRTGALLGMRMVPLQARRLRLQRAGSRDQDWLRSVLSRCSAPFGTKVESGDGVLWLTWHNSIG
- a CDS encoding DUF2267 domain-containing protein, whose product is MTHTSDPLARSQNTAHEWLAALGEALGTRDRRYTYRVLRAWLHTLRDRLTVEGSAHFAAQLPEVLRGTFYDGWVPSKVPLRFSCDDCIDRIAAEATIRRSDVRPAVRGISEGMRELLSPGSLEHALEHLPREVRDLFAPEVAQQVSSAGSRGDEELRELRRKVEFLVGAVMDLSRELSDRERAGVPRDPEALTPDDVMLPQQGLS